Proteins from a genomic interval of Musa acuminata AAA Group cultivar baxijiao chromosome BXJ1-9, Cavendish_Baxijiao_AAA, whole genome shotgun sequence:
- the LOC135592403 gene encoding ABC transporter G family member 36-like: protein MEPSEVHRIASLRRNSSIWKRDDNIFSRSSRDEDDEEALKWAALEKLPTFDRVRRGILTLAEDGRQLQEVDVQRLGFQERKTLMERLVRVAEEDNERFLLKLKDRIDRVGIDLPTIEVRYEHLSIEAETHVGNRGLPTVFNSVANVLETAANYLHILPSRKKPLSILHDVNGIIKPRRMTLLLGPPGSGKTTLLLALAGKLSSDLKTSGKVTYNGHEMKEFVPQRTAAYISQYDLHIGEMTVRETLAFSARCQGVGTRYDMLTELARREKAANIKPDPDVDVFMKASAMKGQETNVTTDYILKILGLEVCADTMVGDEMLRGISGGQRKRVTTGEMLVGPARALFMDEISTGLDSSTTFQIVNSLRQTIHILGGTAVISLLQPAPETYDLFDDIILLSDGLIVYQGPRENVVEFFESMGFKCPERKGVADFLQEVTSRKDQQQYWSRQDEPYRYVPVREFAEAFQQFHIGRALAEELSVPFDKSKSHPAALTTTRYGVSKKEVLKANMARELLLMKRNSFVYIFKAVQLVIMAVIAMTVFLRTKMHRNDIDDGMIYNGALFYGIVTIMFNGFSELAMTIMKLPVFFKQRDLLFYPAWSYTIPAWILKIPIAFAEVAVWVFTTYYVIGFDPNVGRLFKQYLLLLVTNQMASGLFRTIGAVGRNMIVANTFGAFALLILLVLGGFILSREKVKKWWIWGYWISPLMYPQNAISVNEFLGHSWSHIPSNLNSTEPLGVTVLESRGIFAEAKWYWIGLGATVGYVLLFNALFTLALTYLDPFGKSQPPLSEETLKEKHANLTGEVLENSSRGRRSVRHSASKKSASGIGRKSSSLGSMRAAFEQNKKGMVLPFTPLSITFDDVRYSVDMPQEMKAQGVVEDRLELLKGVSGSFRPGVLTALMGVSGAGKTTLMDVLAGRKTGGYIEGDISISGYPKKQETFARISGYCEQNDIHSPHVTVQESLAYSAWLRLPSEVDSETRKMFVEEVMELVELTPLRDALVGLPGVDGLSTEQRKRLTIAVELVANPSIIFMDEPTSGLDARAAAIVMRAVRNTVDTGRTVVCTIHQPSIDIFEAFDELFLLKRGGEEIYVGPLGRDSSHLISYFEGINGISKIKDGYNPATWMLEVTSQAQENILGANFNEIYRNSELYRRNKSLIKDLSIPPAGSSDLYFPTQYSQSFPVQCMACLWKQHLSYWRNPPYTAVRFFFTTIVALLFGTIFWDLGGKMNTQQDLFNAMGSMYAAVLFMGIQNCSSVQPVVAVERTVFYREKAAGMYSALPYAFGQVAIELPYILCQSALYGVIVYAMIGFEWTVAKFFWYLFFMYFTLLYFTFYGMMAVGITPNHSIASIVSAFFYAIWNLFSGFIIPRPRIPVWWRWYYWACPVAWTLYGLVASQFGDIETIMDDKNVPVSEFLRSYFGFKHSFLGVVAAVVVAFPVMFAFLFAFSIKMLNFQKR from the exons ATGGAACCGAGCGAGGTGCACAGGATCGCGAGCTTGCGAAGGAATAGTTCGATATGGAAGAGGGACGATAACATCTTCTCGCGGTCGTCGCGGGACGAAGACGACGAGGAGGCCCTCAAGTGGGCCGCCCTCGAGAAGCTGCCCACCTTCGACCGCGTGCGCCGTGGCATCCTGACGCTGGCCGAGGATGGCAGGCAGCTGCAAGAGGTCGACGTCCAGCGGCTCGGCTTCCAGGAGAGGAAGACCCTCATGGAGCGCCTCGTTCGGGTCGCCGAGGAGGACAATGAGCGTTTCTTGCTCAAGCTCAAGGACCGTATCGACCG AGTTGGGATTGATCTTCCCACCATCGAAGTGCGGTATGAGCACCTAAGCATCGAAGCAGAGACACACGTGGGCAACAGAGGATTGCCTACCGTCTTCAATTCCGTCGCTAACGTACTGGAG ACCGCCGCAAATTACTTGCACATACTACCGAGTAGAAAGAAACCTTTATCGATCCTTCATGACGTCAATGGAATCATCAAACCTCGCAG GATGACTTTGCTCTTAGGTCCTCCAGGATCAGGAAAAACTACACTGTTGTTGGCTTTGGCTGGAAAGCTCAGCTCTGATTTGAAG ACCTCCGGAAAAGTGACCTACAACGGTCATGAAATGAAAGAATTCGTCCCTCAGAGAACCGCTGCATACATCAGCCAGTATGATCTTCATATAGGGGAGATGACAGTCCGTGAAACATTAGCCTTCTCTGCGAGGTGCCAAGGAGTTGGCACTCGTTATG ATATGTTAACTGAGTTAGCTAGGAGAGAGAAGGCAGCAAACATCAAGCCAGATCCAGACGTAGATGTCTTCATGAAG GCATCTGCAATGAAAGGACAAGAAACCAATGTGACCACAGACTACATACTGAAG ATCCTGGGTTTGGAGGTCTGTGCTGACACGATGGTAGGAGATGAGATGCTGAGAGGCATCTCTGGTGGACAAAGGAAGCGTGTCACCACAG GTGAAATGCTTGTTGGACCTGCAAGAGCTCTGTTCATGGATGAGATATCGACTGGTCTGGATAGCTCAACGACTTTCCAGATAGTGAACTCGCTCAGGCAAACCATCCACATTCTTGGAGGGACTGCTGTTATCTCCCTGCTGCAGCCAGCACCGGAGACGTATGACCTTTTCGACGACATCATTCTTCTCTCCGATGGCCTGATCGTGTATCAAGGCCCTCGTGAAAATGTCGTCGAGTTCTTCGAGTCCATGGGCTTCAAGTGCCCAGAGAGGAAGGGTGTTGCGGACTTCCTGCAAGAA GTAACGTCGAGGAAGGATCAACAACAGTACTGGTCACGCCAGGATGAACCTTACAGATACGTGCCCGTTAGAGAATTTGCCGAGGCATTCCAACAATTCCATATTGGTCGGGCTTTAGCCGAAGAACTTTCTGTCCCGTTTGATAAGAGCAAGAGCCATCCTGCTGCTCTTACCACCACGAGATATGGGGTGAGCAAGAAGGAGGTGTTAAAAGCAAACATGGCCAGAGAACTATTGCTGATGAAGAGGAACTCGTTCGTCTACATCTTCAAGGCCGTTCAA CTTGTCATCATGGCGGTCATTGCGATGACGGTGTTTCTGCGTACTAAGATGCACCGGAACGATATAGATGACGGGATGATCTATAATGGCGCGCTTTTCTATGGGATAGTGACGATCATGTTCAACGGGTTCTCTGAACTTGCCATGACCATTATGAAGCTACCTGTTTTCTTCAAGCAGAGAGATCTCCTTTTCTATCCCGCATGGTCATACACAATACCCGCATGGATCCTTAAGATCCCCATTGCATTTGCTGAAGTTGCAGTGTGGGTTTTCACAACCTACTACGTCATTGGATTCGATCCAAATGTTGGAAG GCTGTTCAAGCAATACCTGCTGCTGCTGGTGACGAACCAGATGGCATCTGGACTCTTCCGCACCATCGGGGCCGTCGGGAGGAACATGATAGTGGCAAATACCTTCGGGGCTTTTGCTCTTCTCATTCTTCTGGTGCTGGGTGGCTTCATTCTTTCACGAG AGAAAGTGAAGAAATGGTGGATTTGGGGCTACTGGATCTCGCCGCTGATGTACCCCCAGAACGCAATCTCAGTGAATGAATTCTTGGGGCACAGCTGGAGTCAT ATTCCTTCGAATTTGAATTCAACAGAGCCGCTGGGAGTCACAGTTCTGGAGTCCCGTGGTATCTTTGCCGAAGCCAAATGGTATTGGATTGGCCTTGGGGCTACGGTCGGCTACGTACTTCTCTTCAATGCTCTTTTCACTTTGGCTCTCACTTACCTCGATC CTTTTGGGAAATCTCAGCCACCTCTATCTGAAGAGACCTTAAAGGAGAAACACGCCAATCTAACCGGAGAAGTGTTGGAGAACTCGTCCAGAGGAAGAAGATCCGTGCGTCACTCTGCATCCAAGA AGAGCGCGAGTGGGATAGGGAGGAAGAGCAGCTCATTGGGTTCCATGAGGGCGGCCTTCGAACAGAACAAGAAGGGAATGGTCCTTCCGTTTACTCCACTGTCCATCACCTTCGACGACGTGAGGTACTCTGTGGACATGCCGCAG GAAATGAAAGCTCAAGGTGTGGTTGAAGACCGGTTGGAGCTGCTGAAGGGCGTCAGTGGATCTTTCAGGCCGGGAGTGCTTACAGCTCTAATGGGGGTGAGTGGAGCTGGCAAAACGACGCTGATGGATGTGCTGGCTGGGAGAAAGACAGGGGGATACATTGAAGGAGACATCAGCATATCTGGCTACCCCAAGAAGCAGGAGACCTTTGCTCGCATCTCGGGATACTGCGAACAGAACGACATCCACTCTCCTCATGTCACGGTTCAGGAGTCTCTCGCCTACTCGGCGTGGCTCCGGTTACCTTCTGAGGTCGATTCTGAAACGAGGAAG ATGTTCGTGGAGGAGGTCATGGAGCTGGTAGAGCTGACGCCGCTGAGGGATGCACTCGTCGGGTTGCCGGGAGTAGATGGGTTATCGACAGAGCAACGGAAGAGGTTGACCATCGCTGTGGAGCTGGTCGCCAACCCATCGATCATATTCATGGATGAACCCACCTCTGGGCTTGACGCAAGGGCCGCCGCCATTGTCATGAGAGCCGTGAGGAACACAGTGGACACCGGAAGGACTGTGGTGTGTACCATTCACCAACCCAGCATCGACATATTTGAAGCTTTCGATGAG CTCTTCTTATTAAAGCGTGGCGGGGAAGAGATATATGTGGGTCCGCTCGGTCGTGACTCTTCCCATCTGATTAGCTATTTTGAG GGAATCAATGGTATCAGTAAGATCAAAGATGGTTACAACCCCGCGACATGGATGTTGGAAGTGACTTCGCAGGCACAAGAAAATATACTGGGCGCCAATTTCAATGAGATATACAGGAATTCGGAGCTGTATCG GAGGAACAAGAGCTTGATAAAGGATCTCAGCATACCTCCTGCTGGTTCGAGCGACCTGTACTTCCCCACCCAGTACTCGCAGTCATTTCCTGTACAATGCATGGCGTGCCTGTGGAAGCAGCACTTGTCGTACTGGAGGAATCCGCCGTACACCGCCGTGAGGTTCTTCTTCACCACCATCGTAGCTCTTCTGTTCGGCACCATATTCTGGGACCTGGGCGGCAAAAT GAACACTCAGCAAGATCTGTTTAATGCGATGGGTTCGATGTATGCCGCGGTTCTGTTCATGGGTATACAGAACTGTTCATCGGTTCAGCCGGTGGTGGCAGTCGAACGAACAGTCTTTTACAGGGAGAAAGCGGCTGGAATGTACTCCGCTTTGCCTTACGCGTTCGGACAA GTGGCGATTGAGCTTCCATACATTCTGTGTCAGTCCGCCCTATATGGTGTGATCGTCTACGCGATGATTGGATTCGAGTGGACTGTTGCAAAGTTCTTTTGGTACTTGTTCTTCATGTACTTCACTCTCCTCTACTTCACATTCTACGGGATGATGGCGGTGGGTATCACTCCCAATCACAGCATCGCCTCCATTGTTTCCGCTTTCTTCTACGCAATATGGAACCTTTTCTCTGGATTCATTATTCCGCGGCCG AGAATCCCGGTGTGGTGGAGATGGTATTACTGGGCGTGTCCCGTAGCTTGGACCTTGTACGGTCTAGTCGCCTCACAGTTCGGTGATATAGAGACTATCATGGATGACAAGAACGTGCCGGTGTCAGAGTTCTTGAGGAGTTATTTTGGATTCAAACATAGCTTCTTGGGGGTGGTGGCTGCCGTGGTGGTGGCGTTTCCTGTGATGTTTGCTTTCCTCTttgcattttccatcaagatgcTCAACTTCCAGAAGAGATGA